CCAGCAGGAAGATGTAATCGCTGCTGGGGTCCAGCACCCCGGTCAGGTTCAGGTATTGTTTGCCGGGCAACAGCATGAGGTCTCCCACCGTCACCAGCAACACCCCCCAGCTGAGGCCCAGGAAAGGCGTTTTCAGGGCCTTGGGTGCCTGCTGGTAGAACGTGTTGAGTGCTGCTGCTCCGAGTGCGTCACTGAGCAGCACAGGCAACAGTCTCCAGGGGTTCTGGGGATCAATGGTGATCAGGACAAGCCACCCAATCCAGAAGAGCCCCATGAAGGTCAACCGCTGTGGGAGAGGGGTTCTCAGGAGCATGCTGGAATCAGTCTAACACAAGCTTTTAATCGTTCCGATGTCAGCCAGGGGTCTCTTGAGTTTGAACCCCGACTTGTGCTAGCATAGGGGCTTGAGTCCCCTTTTTGAAAAGGGGTGTTCTGGGAGGCACAAAAAATGTTTGCAATTGTCCAAAGCGGCGGCAAGCAGTACCGCGTGAGTGAGGGGGATGTGATCCGCGTTGAGCGCGTGAACGCAGACGCCGGCACCACCGTTGAACTGCCTGTGCTGCTCCTGCAAGGCGAAAACACCCTGGTGGGTGAAGGCGTTCAAGGCAAGCTCGTGAA
Above is a genomic segment from Deinococcus cellulosilyticus NBRC 106333 = KACC 11606 containing:
- the rplU gene encoding 50S ribosomal protein L21, which gives rise to MFAIVQSGGKQYRVSEGDVIRVERVNADAGTTVELPVLLLQGENTLVGEGVQGKLVKAEVVAHGLSKKIYVRKYKSGIQYRRRNGHRQQFTTLKITALG